In the Sphingomonas sp. LM7 genome, one interval contains:
- a CDS encoding NAD(P) transhydrogenase subunit alpha — MKIAVLKEAAADERRVSATPETVKKFIGLGATVAVEAGAGETASIADQGYADAGATIGGRAEVLADADIVLGVQGPDPDGLSGLKQGAWIVAGLNPFGERARVDRYAALGAEALAMELMPRITRAQSMDILSSQSNLSGYKAVLDAAAEYGRAFPMMMTAAGTVSAAKVFVMGVGVAGLQAIATARRLGGQVSATDVRAATREQIQSLGAKPIFVENVKGIEGEGTGGYATEMSDEYKAAQAELVSSHIAKQDIVITTALIPGRPAPRLISDAQIASMKPGSVIVDLAVEAGGNVEGAVAGEVVTVHGVKIVGHRNVASRLAADSSALFSRNLFNFLSAFWDKEAGKPVLDEEIGNAVRLTQGGKVVHERLNG, encoded by the coding sequence GTGAAGATCGCGGTGCTCAAGGAGGCCGCCGCCGACGAGCGGCGCGTCTCCGCGACTCCCGAGACCGTCAAGAAGTTCATCGGGCTTGGCGCCACCGTGGCGGTCGAGGCCGGGGCGGGCGAGACGGCGTCGATCGCCGATCAGGGCTATGCCGATGCCGGCGCCACGATCGGCGGTCGTGCCGAGGTGCTGGCGGACGCCGATATCGTGCTCGGTGTGCAGGGGCCCGATCCCGATGGGCTTTCCGGTCTGAAACAGGGCGCGTGGATCGTCGCTGGGTTGAACCCGTTCGGCGAGCGCGCACGGGTCGATCGCTATGCCGCGCTTGGTGCCGAGGCGCTGGCGATGGAATTGATGCCGCGGATCACCCGTGCGCAATCGATGGACATATTGTCCTCGCAATCGAACCTGTCGGGCTACAAGGCGGTGCTCGACGCGGCGGCGGAATATGGCCGCGCCTTTCCGATGATGATGACCGCGGCGGGCACCGTCTCGGCCGCCAAGGTCTTCGTGATGGGGGTCGGCGTCGCCGGGCTGCAGGCGATCGCCACCGCGCGGCGGCTGGGCGGACAGGTCTCGGCGACCGACGTGCGCGCCGCGACGAGGGAGCAGATCCAGTCGCTCGGTGCGAAGCCGATCTTCGTCGAGAACGTCAAGGGCATCGAGGGCGAAGGCACCGGCGGCTACGCCACCGAGATGTCCGACGAATACAAGGCCGCGCAGGCCGAACTGGTCTCGAGCCACATCGCCAAGCAGGACATCGTCATCACCACGGCGCTGATCCCGGGGCGCCCGGCGCCGCGGCTGATCAGCGACGCGCAGATCGCCAGCATGAAGCCGGGCAGCGTCATCGTCGATCTTGCGGTCGAGGCCGGTGGGAATGTCGAGGGTGCGGTCGCAGGCGAAGTGGTGACCGTCCACGGCGTCAAGATCGTCGGCCACCGCAACGTGGCGAGCCGGTTGGCGGCGGACAGCTCGGCGCTGTTCTCACGCAACCTGTTCAACTTCCTGAGCGCGTTCTGGGACAAGGAAGCGGGCAAACCGGTGCTCGATGAGGAAATCGGCAACGCAGTGCGGCTGACGCAGGGCGGCAAGGTCGTGCATGAGAGGCTGAATGGCTAG
- a CDS encoding SDR family NAD(P)-dependent oxidoreductase, translating to MQNKFTGRTILVTGAASGIGLSVAEHLAAAGAKRLILIDRDPIPADFTHEAVAGDVRDEALWDGLDLTGLDHAVVNAGVAGAGAIADLSLDEWRRILSVNLDGAFLTLRAAMRAMKGRGGSIVLTASAAGVKAEPGVAAYGASKAALIHLAKVAAKEGAPHAIRVNAIAPAGVETPVWDAIPMFAERAAEIGRDAAFAEMAAMATPLGRYAKPEEIAAQIGFLLSDQSALVTGATLISDGGYTL from the coding sequence ATGCAAAACAAGTTCACCGGGCGAACGATCCTCGTCACCGGCGCTGCATCGGGGATCGGACTCTCGGTCGCAGAGCACCTCGCCGCCGCGGGCGCCAAGCGGCTGATCCTTATCGACCGCGACCCGATCCCCGCCGACTTCACGCACGAAGCGGTCGCCGGTGACGTGCGCGACGAGGCGCTGTGGGACGGGCTCGACCTGACCGGGCTCGACCACGCCGTGGTCAATGCCGGCGTCGCAGGCGCGGGCGCGATCGCCGACCTGTCACTGGACGAATGGCGGCGCATCCTGTCGGTCAATCTCGACGGCGCATTCCTGACGCTGCGCGCCGCGATGCGCGCGATGAAGGGGCGCGGCGGCAGCATCGTGCTCACTGCGTCGGCGGCAGGCGTGAAGGCCGAGCCGGGCGTCGCCGCCTATGGCGCGTCCAAGGCGGCGCTGATCCACCTCGCTAAGGTCGCTGCAAAGGAAGGCGCGCCGCACGCAATCCGAGTGAACGCCATCGCGCCGGCGGGCGTCGAGACGCCGGTGTGGGATGCAATCCCGATGTTCGCCGAGCGCGCCGCCGAGATCGGCCGCGATGCCGCCTTTGCCGAGATGGCGGCGATGGCCACACCGCTCGGACGCTATGCCAAGCCCGAGGAGATCGCCGCGCAGATCGGCTTCCTGCTCTCCGACCAGAGCGCGCTCGTCACCGGCGCGACCCTGATCAGCGACGGCGGCTATACGCTGTAA
- the folP gene encoding dihydropteroate synthase yields MNLPTTARLYLRPVQFADTPVGRDGEVVRIAGGLTWCSAFELIAVEGGKRVLQRTIPVAELPQDERLQTIVARIVAPRAPLRLGDRVVRLDQPQVMGILNVTPDSFSDGGKHADDPAAAAQVGVDMTVAGAAIVDVGGESTRPGAAAVWEGDEIRRIVPVIERLARSGAAVSIDTRKAAVMEAGLAAGGHIVNDVSALLYDDRALDVVAQAGCPVVLMHSPDPAKTGHDGGNYGDVLIEVYDWLERRVDEVVARGVDRSRILIDPGIGFGKSLADNLALLNGLALFHGIGCGIVLGASRKRMIGALSNEAPAEARLGGSLGVALKGAELGVQLIRVHDVFETAQALRIWRGLRDAALVARMPG; encoded by the coding sequence ATGAACCTTCCCACCACCGCCCGCCTCTATCTCCGCCCGGTCCAGTTCGCCGATACGCCGGTCGGCCGCGACGGCGAGGTCGTGCGGATCGCGGGCGGGCTGACCTGGTGCAGCGCGTTCGAGCTGATCGCAGTCGAGGGCGGCAAGCGTGTGCTGCAACGGACGATCCCGGTGGCCGAGCTGCCGCAGGACGAGCGCCTCCAGACGATCGTGGCACGCATCGTCGCGCCGCGCGCCCCGCTTCGGCTCGGCGACCGCGTCGTCCGGCTCGATCAGCCGCAGGTGATGGGCATCCTCAACGTCACCCCAGACAGCTTCTCGGACGGCGGCAAGCATGCCGATGATCCCGCCGCCGCGGCGCAGGTCGGGGTCGACATGACCGTCGCAGGTGCGGCGATCGTCGACGTCGGCGGCGAATCGACGCGGCCCGGTGCTGCCGCCGTCTGGGAAGGCGACGAGATCAGGCGCATCGTGCCGGTGATCGAGCGGCTGGCACGTAGCGGCGCGGCGGTGTCGATCGATACGCGGAAAGCCGCGGTGATGGAGGCGGGGCTCGCCGCGGGCGGGCACATCGTCAACGATGTCTCTGCGCTGCTCTACGACGATCGCGCGCTTGATGTGGTGGCACAGGCCGGCTGTCCGGTGGTGCTGATGCACTCGCCCGATCCGGCGAAGACCGGCCATGATGGGGGCAATTACGGCGATGTGCTGATCGAAGTCTATGACTGGCTCGAACGCCGCGTTGACGAAGTCGTGGCAAGAGGCGTCGATCGCTCGCGCATCCTGATCGATCCGGGCATCGGCTTTGGCAAGTCGCTCGCCGACAATCTTGCGCTGCTCAATGGCCTGGCGCTGTTCCACGGCATTGGCTGCGGGATCGTGCTCGGCGCCAGCCGCAAGCGGATGATCGGCGCACTCTCCAACGAAGCGCCGGCCGAGGCACGGCTTGGCGGTTCGCTTGGCGTCGCGCTCAAGGGTGCCGAGCTCGGGGTGCAACTGATCCGCGTCCACGATGTGTTCGAGACTGCGCAGGCGCTGCGCATCTGGCGCGGGCTGCGCGACGCGGCGCTGGTCGCGCGGATGCCGGGGTAG
- a CDS encoding cytochrome b, with protein sequence MRESEHRYSTVSIVLHWTIAVLLIANILVGGWMEDAQGPDKLSWFATHKSLGITVFVLTLVRLGWRIAHPWPSLPVHMAGWERLLARATHVLFYVVLLAIPLLGWAAASAGGAPTTDWFGLFPVGNLPVPRSEDLGEMLGGAHKLLIKATYILIGLHVLGAIKHQFLNRDGVVHRMLPILPVPRD encoded by the coding sequence ATGCGCGAATCCGAGCACCGTTATTCCACCGTCTCGATCGTGCTTCACTGGACGATCGCCGTGCTACTGATCGCCAACATACTGGTCGGCGGCTGGATGGAGGACGCCCAAGGTCCCGACAAGCTAAGCTGGTTCGCGACGCACAAGTCGCTGGGGATCACCGTTTTCGTGCTCACTTTGGTGCGGCTCGGCTGGCGGATCGCCCATCCCTGGCCGTCGCTGCCGGTGCATATGGCAGGCTGGGAGCGGCTGCTCGCGCGCGCGACGCACGTCCTGTTCTATGTCGTCCTGCTGGCGATCCCGCTGCTCGGCTGGGCGGCGGCTTCGGCGGGCGGTGCGCCGACGACGGACTGGTTCGGGCTGTTCCCGGTCGGCAATCTGCCGGTGCCGCGTTCGGAGGATCTCGGCGAGATGCTGGGCGGCGCACACAAGCTGCTGATCAAGGCGACCTATATACTGATCGGGCTGCACGTGCTGGGCGCGATCAAGCACCAGTTCCTCAATCGCGACGGCGTGGTGCACCGGATGCTGCCGATCCTCCCCGTGCCGCGCGACTGA
- a CDS encoding aa3-type cytochrome c oxidase subunit IV translates to MADAGETSTEVQAHAETYSGFTKLMLWGTIASAAIGAFVVFMIAN, encoded by the coding sequence ATGGCCGACGCGGGCGAGACCAGCACCGAAGTCCAGGCACATGCCGAAACCTATAGTGGTTTCACCAAGCTCATGCTCTGGGGCACGATCGCGTCGGCAGCCATTGGCGCCTTCGTCGTCTTCATGATCGCCAACTAG
- a CDS encoding sigma-54 dependent transcriptional regulator, producing the protein MTRNGQRLLMLIDDEPAQRRLVAAIAARRGWRTIFAGEAETAIAMLGTPDGMALDAIILDHASSDADAAALIGELRERRPQLPILVLTANSSAAAAVSAMRAGATDFLVKPIASERLLAALEVAAGGLSAGELRPLTEKLSASLAFDEIVGSAPQFRAALAIAAKAARARVPVLIEGESGVGKEVVAEAVHAASPRSRKPAIAVNCGAIPANLVESELFGHEKGAFTGAFERKIGRFQDADGGTLFLDEVGEMPLDAQVKLLRVLQTGEIQPLGARHPREVDVRVIAATNKSLLAEVEAGRFREDLYYRLNVVQVTIPPLRERAGDIPALARHLLARIAEQPGLRPLGITDDALTLLGSYDWPGNVRQLQNALFRAAVLCEGDGLARADFPQIAQLAAGRPAGSIPPQQGSGNAGVTLFRPDGNLRALDEIEADVIRLAIGHYRGRMTEVARRLGIGRSTLYRKLGELGIDQSAA; encoded by the coding sequence ATGACGCGCAACGGGCAGCGCCTCCTGATGCTGATCGACGACGAGCCGGCACAACGCCGTCTCGTCGCGGCGATCGCTGCACGCCGCGGATGGCGCACCATCTTCGCGGGCGAGGCCGAAACTGCGATCGCGATGCTCGGCACGCCCGACGGCATGGCGCTCGACGCGATCATCCTCGACCATGCTTCGTCCGACGCCGACGCCGCCGCACTGATCGGCGAACTGCGCGAGCGTCGCCCGCAATTGCCGATCCTTGTCCTCACCGCCAACAGCTCGGCGGCCGCCGCAGTCAGCGCGATGCGCGCCGGCGCCACCGATTTCCTGGTCAAGCCGATCGCGTCGGAGCGGCTGCTCGCCGCGCTCGAGGTCGCCGCCGGTGGCCTGTCGGCGGGCGAATTGCGCCCGCTCACCGAAAAACTCTCGGCCAGCCTCGCCTTCGACGAGATCGTCGGCAGCGCGCCGCAGTTTCGCGCCGCGCTCGCCATCGCCGCCAAGGCCGCCCGCGCGCGCGTTCCCGTGCTGATCGAAGGCGAAAGCGGCGTCGGCAAGGAAGTCGTCGCCGAAGCCGTCCACGCCGCTTCGCCGCGCAGCCGCAAGCCCGCGATCGCCGTCAATTGCGGCGCGATCCCCGCCAATCTGGTCGAATCCGAACTGTTCGGGCATGAAAAGGGCGCGTTCACCGGCGCGTTCGAGCGCAAGATCGGCCGCTTCCAGGATGCCGATGGCGGCACGCTGTTTCTCGACGAAGTCGGCGAGATGCCGCTCGACGCGCAGGTCAAGCTGCTGCGCGTGCTGCAGACCGGCGAGATCCAGCCGCTTGGCGCGCGCCATCCCCGCGAAGTCGACGTCCGCGTCATCGCCGCGACCAACAAGAGCCTGCTCGCCGAAGTCGAAGCCGGACGCTTCCGCGAAGATCTCTATTACCGCCTCAACGTCGTCCAGGTGACGATCCCGCCGCTTCGCGAACGCGCCGGCGACATTCCCGCGCTTGCCCGCCACTTGCTCGCGCGGATCGCCGAGCAGCCCGGGCTTCGGCCGCTGGGCATCACCGACGACGCGCTGACGCTGCTCGGCAGCTATGACTGGCCGGGCAATGTCCGCCAGCTCCAGAACGCCCTGTTCCGCGCCGCAGTGCTTTGCGAAGGCGACGGGCTGGCGCGTGCCGACTTCCCGCAGATCGCCCAGCTTGCCGCAGGCCGGCCCGCGGGCAGCATCCCGCCACAGCAGGGATCGGGCAATGCCGGGGTCACCCTGTTCCGTCCCGACGGCAATCTGCGCGCGCTCGACGAGATCGAGGCCGACGTCATCCGTCTTGCGATCGGCCATTATCGCGGGCGCATGACCGAAGTCGCCCGCCGTCTCGGCATCGGCCGCTCGACGCTCTACCGCAAGCTCGGCGAGCTCGGCATCGACCAGAGCGCCGCCTGA